The nucleotide sequence CTGTCCTCCACCCCTCctctgtctacctgtctctcAGGAGGCAGAGCCGAGGAGTCGTCTCACCGCTCCTCAGACTGTCTGGTCATCACCATCATGGAGCTTCCAGAGGAGTCTCCGTCATCAGACTCACTGAGCGTGCTCAATGTGGTGAGTCTGTACCGCCCCCCAAGTCTGGACTCGCTGCCCTGTGACCTGCCGGCTCAGAAGTGTCGCGCCTGGACGTCCCGCAGCTTCCCCCGCTGTCTGCTGGGAGCGCTGTGCCTGGTCAGTACGTCCACCAGCTGTTAAACACCATTACAATATGGACAGGTGAATCCACAGGTGAGCTGACGGTGGCGGTGTTTTCCCTACAGGTGTACTTCAGCTCTCTGCCTCTGGGGATTTACCTCCTGATGATTGGTCAGCTGTGGCTGGGCGTGGTCCTGGTCAGTCTGGTTCCGTCCACGTTGCTGCTTCTCGTCCTCTACGGCTTCTGTCAGTGTCTGTGCCACGAAATGATGGAGGCGCTTgctgcacgcgcacacacgccgCCATGACGACACATGGTACCACGGCAACGTCACACGGCATGACCGCCATGTCAGCAACAGATTGAACCAACCACAGTAACCCACAGCATGAACATCAAACACTTTAACCTCCACCAGGCCACACTGGCCACGCCCTCTCTTAAGACAACCAATCAGATCAGGACTGGTCACGATGTCATAACACAGATAAGAGGCGGAGTTTGTCTCCTGTCTCCGATGTTTTACTGAGGAtctcttttgtctctttgttgcCTCCTACTGGGTGAACGGAGAACATTTACATTCAACCTTCCGAGTTCTCTTTGGAATAAGATGCTGGATTCTAGCGGCTAAAATGATCCTCATCCATTTGGGGGCTGGACTCACCGTTGATACAGGGAAGGAGTTCAGAgaagagccgctgctccttcaTGTTCAACATCTGGTTAGGATCCTCCTGGGACCTCCCAAAAACTGGGAGGGGACACGATGATCCTGGAGGGATTAGGGATCCCGTCTAGACTGGGAATGcctcaggatggatggatggattccgTAGCTTCTTTTTATCAACATTCTATAATGTATTAAAtcgttctgttctgtttgtcatCACTCCAGGACTggtagcctagcttagcataaagaatGGAAACAGAGCTAAATTTGGAGGCGCCgccttcagattatttttagtgGATGTTCCTGGTTTAGCTCGTCTGGTGTTTGAGGTTCAATGAGTCTAAGTTTTTAGGTGTAGGTGGAGagtgctagctgctagctgctaacatGCTCCACCTAACGTCATGTGATGCTACACGGTGAAACTCTGACACCTGGTTTGAGCTGCTCAAACCAGCTGGGATAAGCAACAGATAATCTATAGCTGATATTGATCATCTGTGACACAGCTACATCTTGAGAAACAGGTGAATTATTAAATATCAATGAGGAAACTGTTAAACTTTCATTggatttgatacacatggcctttcaggatgttgagacttctacttcagaagttttattttatttttttcctgcattttccatgaaaacattccggattttgcaaaacttacataaattagaaAATTTATATCAAAAGACGTAtgggttattttattttattttttgacaaatttctcagaaggttccattaagactttattttccaagagttagagtgttctgacaatGACTTCATGGTGCGGACTTTAAATGGTTAAAAGTAACACTATTGGTCAAACTTACCTCTATTGCTACTAAAAACATATatacagtgagtgtgtgtgtgtgtgtgtgtgtgtgtgtgtgagacactaATAAGTAAGGACACTTTGTCGTCTCAGCTCTCACAACAGAACaggacctcctgcagctcccgTGGGTCTCCTCCAATAGGAAAGAGTCTGGGGACAGGAGTTTATGAGTCAGGTGTGACTGCAGCGTGGCCCCCTGGGAGATGGagtgataaaataataatataacaatTATAATGTCATGACAGCAATAAAACCTTAGTATTACAGTAATAAAGACATaatcatatataaataatataataaagtcATAATCCTGCAGTGAGAATGTGTTATCAATAAAGAAGCCAGGATATATTAgtaatattgataataatataataataataatggctaaattaattaaattattgtgTAACTAAAGTCATTTTTAAACTAATTAAACTCTGGTTTTATTCTGAGGGTCTCTGCAGCTGATATAAGTAAAATCTTTCATTTAACCAGACTGTCTGAAACAAACCTTTCATTCAACAGGTAGACGTGAACCTGTGAGGACAGGATCAAAAACTACAACTGCAGCTCCTGTCTAGAAATAAACATCACGTAGTGAATtctacctggacaggtgaggcgGTTTACCCGTGACTCTGAGTGTCCGTGGAGGATTCAGGCCTCAGCTGGGCTCCAGACTTTAATTAAAACCGCtctccagagaggagaacagcaGTACTTATAAAAAGCtgcctggagctgcaggaggagaaggagaaagatcGAGGAAGATCGAGGACAGGTAGGAGCAGGATTTCATCTCACTCTAAATCTTGGACCGCGTTAcgtcagcctgttctgtttgaTCTGCAGTTACATATAATGTCCTCTATGTTTATATCAGCTGTTTAACAGACAATACAGAAGCAAGTATAACAGAGATAATGCTGCTAATATGCTAAAGAAGCATATTAGAGATTGacaggacaggactagaggctTATTAATACATCCCAGTAAACCCCAGATTGTGGAGACCAGTCTTCCTCACGTGTCTGTCTGGTCCAGCAGGTGGGGAATGACATCATGAAACGCTGGCGTTGTTCCGTGGACGAGCTGGCAGCACGGCGCCGACAGCAGGGCGAATGTGAGCGTGCTCAGGAAGCTCTGAGTcgggtcacttcctgtttccagcAGCTGCTAACGTCTCTTGGAAGCTCTGCGGATTGCAGCTTCCTGAGAGACGACATGGACGAGATGAGAGTCCTTGCACACAGGATATGCCACGGTCTGTCTCGCATGTCTTTGTCTCACCCGTCCGCCTGCCTCCGACCTGTGCATCTGACGGGTTTTTTCTGCAGGTCTGTCCCAGCGTCTGGTGCATCTGCTGTCCGACTGTTACCCCTTGGGtgtggaggacagacaggtgtTGGAACGTTTGTGGGTTCTCTTCCTGTCGGCGTTGGagaacttcctgtctgacctccATAAGGCCCGTCACCTGATTGAACGGTTTCCTCTGAACCAGCACTACCAGAGACGCTCATTGGTCAACACAGGTCCATCCTCAATTCAATCCAAAACACTTTGAATTGGCCTTGAGCAATTTGCAGGGGCAACTGACTGATATGGGATGACCGGAGTCTGAGTTGCTGAATgtgcttcctgtctctctttgtCCAGGATGCATTGATGGCTTGGTGGGCGTGGCAGCTCGAGTGGCTTCGGTCCAGGCACCGTGGCTCACCTTGGAGGAGAAGCCGAGCCCCGGGCTCGTGAATCAAATCACGGGACTGGACGTCATGCTAACCGAGATGCAGCTGAGGGTAAGAAGGACGGTTGTGAGGTCCGGTGTCACGTAGGTGTTTGTCTTTGGTTCCTGATGAATTAAGGGTTTCTTGAACCTGCAGCAGGTTCATCCAAGCTTCTCCAGGATCAGGTCACCACTACGAGGACTCTCACCGTCACCTGCACGCCCCACCTGGTTGAAGTGTCTGGCTTGATTGTGTTCCGCAGGTTCCGGTTGCGTTCTGGTCGGTGGAAGCGACCCAAGCAGCGTGGGCTGAGGTTCATGGTGAAGTGGATGAACCGGACGACAGCCTGGAGGATCTGATGGAGGCGGAGGTCGTCTCCAACAACAAGGAGGCCGCCTGCTTCCAGCTGCCATGCTGTGGGCTGGGCTGTCAGGTGGAGGAGGGCCGCTGACGCCACCGTGAGGCTGCTGCGTGTCTGTGATTGGTTAATGCCAGACTAGACTGGATAAGGGAGAAAGCTGTCAGAggatcacgcccccccccccccccagcataaATATCCCAGCATTTAGAACCACACTGTACAGAGATCAATCTGCCAACAGCCATCTGCTCAGTCTATAGTGGACTGGAGGTCTGGAGATCTACTATGGACAAGATGACCCACTTTTATTGACCTTAATTTCATATTCACAAGGAAAACTAAAAAGATGTTGAAGAAACATCGATCAAAGGATAAATAGATTACAAGATTACAGAATCagactaaaataaaaaccttgtCCGTTTACTGGATGAACCGCTTCAGTCGTGAACATTCAAAAgtgtctattttatttatttttaggggTCTGTCAGCCAATCACCTTCCTGCTATAAGAGGTCAAGAGTCTGTGTGTTGAATTAAGAACTTTATTGACAGGACAACATAAAAATACTGTACAAGctgaagacagaagaagaaaacgtagCGCTGCGTCACTTCTGGAAGGTCGAATGGAGATGGGTTTTGAAGGCTGGAAGAGACAGCGGTCACGCAAatggatttgatttgattcccCCCCAAGATCAAataggaagaaaataaatcaatttaaaatatgTAAACGAGTCTGAAGTAAAGAGTTTGTAGAACTCAACCATCACAGATGTTTGTACGTCATTTCCGTTCAAGCTTGTCTCAAATTTGCTGCAAATTAGTTTGACTCAGGTTTCCTGAAGCCTGAATGTTCAGCTGTTATCCTAAAATGTTacattggattttttttctgtgacatgAATCAGGGATCAGCTGATGACAAATCAAACATGTGTGTGACACGGCTGCAGAGTGAGAGCTCTTCATCAGCTGCACATTTAAACAGCTGTTATCCTCCTGTTATCAGGCCTAAACATTTATCATCATTGTCCACATTAATTCATTATGACTCAGATCTGGGTTCTACGTAATGGTGCCGTGATGTCAGTGAAGGCAGCGTCTCACCTTCCTGGTCCTTCCAGAGATCAGCAGCAGCGGTGTTCAGAGGACTCTCATTGTTCGGCTCTGGgaggaaatgacatcaaaaccgctttacacacacagatcacacacacacacactgcca is from Brachionichthys hirsutus isolate HB-005 chromosome 8, CSIRO-AGI_Bhir_v1, whole genome shotgun sequence and encodes:
- the zgc:109913 gene encoding regulator of G-protein signaling 9-binding protein; amino-acid sequence: MKRWRCSVDELAARRRQQGECERAQEALSRVTSCFQQLLTSLGSSADCSFLRDDMDEMRVLAHRICHGLSQRLVHLLSDCYPLGVEDRQVLERLWVLFLSALENFLSDLHKARHLIERFPLNQHYQRRSLVNTGCIDGLVGVAARVASVQAPWLTLEEKPSPGLVNQITGLDVMLTEMQLRVPVAFWSVEATQAAWAEVHGEVDEPDDSLEDLMEAEVVSNNKEAACFQLPCCGLGCQVEEGPRKTKKMLKKHRSKDK
- the LOC137898895 gene encoding E3 ubiquitin-protein ligase RNF182, which translates into the protein MSQQKEVEPLENEGKVQAWAQSLVYTLDELECKICYNRYDTRSRKPKLLGCLHRVCAKCLKKMVDVGESGESSPSIISCPFCRHETFVPDEEVWLMEDDRHILAVLSSQDQARRGGGRGGRGGGGGEVVLNPNSLNRGRAEESSHRSSDCLVITIMELPEESPSSDSLSVLNVVSLYRPPSLDSLPCDLPAQKCRAWTSRSFPRCLLGALCLVYFSSLPLGIYLLMIGQLWLGVVLVSLVPSTLLLLVLYGFCQCLCHEMMEALAARAHTPP